The DNA sequence CCTGGAAGGCTTCGGCCCGAAACTGCCGGGCTTCGTGCATCTTGAATGGGGTGACCATGACGCGCTGAAGGCGGCCGCGGCGCAGCCGACGACGGCGGCGGTCTTTGTCGAGCCCGTGCAGGGAGAGGGCGGTGTGCGTGCCATGCCCGATGCCTGTCTGAAAGGACTGCGCGAGCTTTGCGACGAGCACGGCATCCTGCTGATCTATGACGAGGTCCAGTGCGGCATGGGCCGGACCGGCAAACTGTTCGCCCACGAATGGGTGGACGGGGCCGCGCCGGACATTCTCTGCTCGGCAAAGGGGATCGGCGGCGGCTTCCCGTTCGGCGCATGCCTGACCACTGAAGCAGTCGGTGAGCACATGCAGCCCGGCAGCCACGGCTCCACCTATGGCGGCAATCCGCTGGCCATGGCCGTCGGCAATGTCGTCTGGGATATCATCGCCAGCGAGGAATTTCTTGCCGAAGTGCGCCGCGTGTCCGGCACGCTGGCGCAGGGACTGAAAAGCCTCGCCGACAGCCATCCGGACAAGGTGGACTCGGTCACCGGCAAGGGCCTGCTGACCGGCCTCAAGATGAAGTCCGATCCGAAAAGCCTTCAGGGTGTCTGCCGCGAGAAGAATCTTCTGGTCGGGGTCGCAGGCGCCAATGTGTTGCGCATGGCCCCCCCGCTGGTGATCACGGATGAGAATGTCCGTGAGGCGACGGGGATCCTGGACGCCGCGCTCAGCGACTGGGAAGGATGAGGCTTGGGCTCTGCCTGCTGACGGCAATTCTGTCAGGGTGCGCACATGTTGCGCCCTTGACGGACATTCAGCAGGACACACTGGCGGACGGACAGGAACTGTGTGACCTGGTCCGCGCGAACTATGTCTATCTGGACAAGCGGCAACCGGGCTGGGATGCAACCTGCCGCCACCTGCCGGATCAAGCGGGTCACGTGTCGACCCGGCCGGAGCAATTGCGCGTTCTGGAGACCCTGACCGACGCGCTGCATGATCCGCACATTACGTTCGGGACCAATTCATCGATTTCACCACGTCTTGTGCCGTCCGGGGCAGATTACTGGCTGGAGGAGGATCGGGTCATCGCTGTGCGCGCAGGCAGCGCTGCCGCGCAGGCAGGGCTGGCGGTGGGGGATCAGATTGTCTCCGTGAACGGCCGCACGCTGGGCGATGCCTTGCGATCCCGCCTTCAGCCCCCGGACACTGCCGCCTCCGAAGCGCAGCGGAACTGGGCCCTCAACGCTGCGGCGGCCGGCTATCGGGATGAGCCCAGATCCGTAACCATTCTGCGTGATGGCCAGTCCCATGAGTTGACCCTGGAAGGTCGTGCGGTCGTCCCACCTGAATCGCCGCTCACGGCTCGCATGATCGACGGGGCAGTCGGATACATTCGCCTCAATGATTCCCTCGGCGAGACCTCGACGGTTGTTGCATTCGATGCGGCCATGGACTCGCTGCGGGGAGCGCGGTTCTGGATTCTGGATCTCCGGGATACGCCCGGCGGGGGCAGCACGGATATCGCTGAACCCATTCTTGGCCGGTTTCTGTCAGATTCAGCCGCCTATCAGCGCATTCGGCCCACGGATGGTCCTGAATGGGTCAAGGTCGCCGAACCCCATGGTGCCTGGACGGCCGAAGGGCCGGTTGCCGTGCTGGTCGGGCGGTGGACCGGCAGCATGGGGGAAGGCCTTGCGGTCGGGTTCGACGGCGCCGGGCGGGGAGACGTTTTCGGCAGCGACATGGCACGGTTGGCTGGCGGCGTCGAAACCTTCACGCTCAGCCGGACAGGGTACCCCATCCGCATTCCCACTTATGATCTGGCGCATCTGGACGGCACGCCGCGCCATGTCTGGTCGCCGCCTCACATTGTTCTGGCAGACAATGGCGATGGGCCAGACCTTGCCTTGCAAGCGGCGCTGGACTGGTTCGCGGAGTTTGCGAATCCAGCTGTCAGACCGGGCGTTCTGCGATAGGGTTGCGCCATGACCCAGCTTCGAATTGCCTGTGTCCAGTTGCGCTCCGGTGTGGAAGTGGCCCCGAACATCGAGGCGACATCTGCCCTCATCCGTGAGGCGGCGGGGAAGGGGGCGCAGCTGGTTGCAACACCGGAAATGACCAATTTGCTGGACATCCGCCCCGGCATGGCGCGGCCGAAGATTGTTGCGGAGGCGGACGATCAGACCTTGGCCGCACTGCGTGCGCTGGCGGCGGAGCTTGGCATCTGGCTCCTCATCGGCTCCCTCGCGGTGACGCTGGAGGGCGAGGACCGCCTCGCAAACCGCTCCTTCCTGATCGCGTCCGATGGCTCCATCCGCGCGCGCTATGACAAGATCCACATGTTCGATGTCGAAGTAGGCGACGGGCAAAGCTATCGCGAAAGCCGGTCCTATCGGCCGGGGGAGCGCGCTGTGCTGGCGGAGACCGAGTTCGGCACGCTAGGGATGACGATCTGCTATGATGTCCGCTTCCCGCACCTGTATCGCAGACTGGCGCAGGCGGGCGCCGACATCCTGACCATTCCGGCGGCCTTCACGCGGGTGACGGGTCAGGCACACTGGCATGTCCTCGTCCGGGCCCGTGCCATCGAGACCGGCAGTTTCGTCATTGCCCCCGCGCAGGGCGGGCGCCATGAAGATGGCCGGGAGACCTTCGGCCATTCCCTGATCGTCTCGCCCTGGGGAGATGTGCTGGCGGAAAAGGCGGACGATGCACCCGGTGTGATCCTGGCCGACCTTGACCTGGACGCCGTGGCGAAGGCGCGAGGGCGCATTCCTTCGCTCGGGAATGATCAGATGATCAAGTTCGAAAACTGATCAATCAGCGCCCCAGGCGGCGCCGAAATTCCTCGTAGCCGAAATCGGACAGGCTTTCGATGATGCCATCCTCCCAGCGCACCGCCAGATTTGCCAGCGGCGTGCCATTGAACGTGTTAGTCTTGACGAAGGAATAATGCATCTGGTCTGTGAAGATGATCGTATCGCCGGGCTTGAGGGGTGCGTCAAAGGAGTAGTCGCCGATCACGTCACCCGTCATGCAGGTCTTGCCGCCGAAGCGATAGGTGTGGGCCTTCTGGCCGGGCTGGCCGGCGCCGATCACGTCCGGCCGGTAGGGCACTTCCAGCACGTCGGGCATATGGGTGGAGGCCGAGGCGTCGAGGATCGCCAGATCCACCTCATTCCAGTGCAGGGCGAGGACGGTGGCGTAAAGCTCGCCCGTATTCACAACAAGGCCCGCGCCGGGCTCCAGAACAACCTTCACGCCAAATCGCGCCTTGAACGCCTTGATGGCCGCGATCAGCGCGTCGACATCGTAACCTTCCTTGTTCAGGAAGTGCCCGCCGCCGAAATTCACGGTACTGACCTGTTCGATGTATTGCCCGAAATTGTCGGCTACGAATTCGATCAGGCCGACAGACCCTTCGTGCAGGCTCTCGCACAGGGCGTGGACGTGGAAGATGTCGATGCCGGACCAGTTCACCTGATCCAGTTTCGACGGCACTTCGCCAAACCGGCTGCCCGGCGCGCACGGATTGTACAGGTCTCCGCCCAGCGTCGCATTGGAGTAGCCAGGATTGACCCGCAGGCCGACCTTGGCGCCGGCATTGCGGGCAATGTCCGCAAACCGGTCCAGTTGTTCGATGGAGTTGAAATAGATGTGCTCGGCCACTTCGGTCAGGCGTTCCACCTCGGCCTGTGTGTAGGCGGGCGAGTATACATGCACTTCCTTGCCAAAGCTCTCATGTCCCATGATGGCCTCATGCTCGCCGCTGGCCGTGGTGCCGTCCAGATAGTCCGTCATCATCGGAAAGGCGGCAGGCAGGGAAAATGCCTTGGTTGCCAGCAGGATCTTGCAGCCGGCTTCCTCCCGAACACGTTTCGCCGTTTCAAGGTTCGCGCGCAGGCGCGCTGCATCCAGTACGAAGACAGGCGTGGGAATGTGTTCGGGAAGCTGCATCGGACTTACGTCTCCACTGCGAACAGGTCTTCCTGATCGCCGCCATCGACGTCGATGACGTGCCACGGCAGGCCACGCTGGGCGACATCTTCCAGGAAGGGTTTGGCCGGGAACTGCTCGACATTGAAAACGCCGTGTCCGGACCATTCGCCGCGGAAGAACATGGCTGCGCCGGAAACCGGCGGCACGCCCGTCGTGTAGGATACGGCCTGCGCCGAGACTTCCTCATTCGTCTTGGCGTGGTCGGACACGTTGTAGATCATCTTGGAGACTGGCTGGCCATCCTTCGTGCCGCGCAGGATGACGCCGATCGACGTCTTGCCGGTGTAGTTTTCGGCCAGCGAGGAGGGCGGCGGCAGCAGGTCTTTGAGGAACTCCATCGGAATGATGTCCATCCCCTTGTGCTTGATCGGCTCCAGACCGATCAGGCCGATGGATTTGAACACTTCGAGGTGCTTGATATAGGCCTCGCCAAAGGTCATCCAGAAGCGGATCTGCTTCAGGCCCTTGATATGCTTGACCAGGCTTTCCTCTTCCTCGTGATAGATCAGGTAGGAGGCCTTCGGGCCGACTTCCGGATAGTCGATCATCGTCTTGATCGACAGGGCCGGGATCTCGATCCACTCGCCATCTTTCCAGTATTTGCCGTCCTGCGTGACTTCTCGGAGATTGATCTCCGGATTGAAGTTCGTGGCGAAGGTCTTGCCGTGGTCGCCGGCATTGCAGTCCACGATGTCGATGAATTCGATCTCGTCGAACAGGCCTTCCTGCTGGGCATAGGCGCAGTAGATATTGGTCACGCCCGGATCGAACCCGCAGCCGAGAATGGCGGTCAGGCCGGCTTCCTTGAACCGGTCCTGATAGGCCCATTGCCAGGAGTATTCGAATTTGGCGACATCGCGCGGTTCATAGTTTGCCGTGTCCATATAGTTGCAGCCTGCTTCGAGGCAGGCATCCATGATCGGCAGGTCCTGATAGGGCAGGGCCATGTTGATCAGCAGATCTGGCTTCACCTTGTTGATCAGTGCGACAACCTCTTCAACATTGTCGGCATCGACCTGGCTGATCTCGATCGGCGTCTTGCAGAGCCTTGCCACTTTCTCGCAGCTTTCCAGCCGACGGGAGGCAAGATGGATATGTTTGAACGTGTCGCGGTCCATCGCGCATTTCTGGGCGACGACGGATCCGGCGGCACCGGCACCGATGATGAGAACATTGTCCATGAGTGATGAAGCTCCGTGGCTGGATGGGCACTGACTTGCCCGTCACATAGGGCAATCATGCAGCCTTCGCCAGAGCGGATATGAGGGCAGGCCCGGAGAGGGAATTGCCGCAGCGCAGGTGAGCGTGTGGGAGGAAACGAGGTGGGCAAAACCTCGCCCTGCGCTGCGGCAAAACTGTATCAGGCGGCGCGCCGGGGCATGTCGAGCCGCTGAATTTCGTCGCTCAGCCAGTTATAGTGCTGTTCCACGCGGTCGATCAGGCTGTCGGTCGTATCCGGCCGACAGGTCAACTCGTTCCGCCACGCTTCCAGAACGCTTTTCTGGCTCTTCAGCCAGCACAGCATGGCGGCATCATCAATCGGCAGACACATGG is a window from the Hyphomonas sp. genome containing:
- a CDS encoding aspartate aminotransferase family protein; this encodes MSDPRQHIMPVYRPPEQVFEKGEGVYLFTEDGTRYLDFIAGIAVNALGHAHPAMVEALQDQAGKLWHTSNMFRVRGAEELSDKICRDTFADRVFFTNSGTEAVECAIKSARKYHWANGNEERIDIITFTGAFHGRSLGAINAGGNPKYLEGFGPKLPGFVHLEWGDHDALKAAAAQPTTAAVFVEPVQGEGGVRAMPDACLKGLRELCDEHGILLIYDEVQCGMGRTGKLFAHEWVDGAAPDILCSAKGIGGGFPFGACLTTEAVGEHMQPGSHGSTYGGNPLAMAVGNVVWDIIASEEFLAEVRRVSGTLAQGLKSLADSHPDKVDSVTGKGLLTGLKMKSDPKSLQGVCREKNLLVGVAGANVLRMAPPLVITDENVREATGILDAALSDWEG
- a CDS encoding S41 family peptidase — translated: MTDIQQDTLADGQELCDLVRANYVYLDKRQPGWDATCRHLPDQAGHVSTRPEQLRVLETLTDALHDPHITFGTNSSISPRLVPSGADYWLEEDRVIAVRAGSAAAQAGLAVGDQIVSVNGRTLGDALRSRLQPPDTAASEAQRNWALNAAAAGYRDEPRSVTILRDGQSHELTLEGRAVVPPESPLTARMIDGAVGYIRLNDSLGETSTVVAFDAAMDSLRGARFWILDLRDTPGGGSTDIAEPILGRFLSDSAAYQRIRPTDGPEWVKVAEPHGAWTAEGPVAVLVGRWTGSMGEGLAVGFDGAGRGDVFGSDMARLAGGVETFTLSRTGYPIRIPTYDLAHLDGTPRHVWSPPHIVLADNGDGPDLALQAALDWFAEFANPAVRPGVLR
- the nspC gene encoding carboxynorspermidine decarboxylase, whose translation is MQLPEHIPTPVFVLDAARLRANLETAKRVREEAGCKILLATKAFSLPAAFPMMTDYLDGTTASGEHEAIMGHESFGKEVHVYSPAYTQAEVERLTEVAEHIYFNSIEQLDRFADIARNAGAKVGLRVNPGYSNATLGGDLYNPCAPGSRFGEVPSKLDQVNWSGIDIFHVHALCESLHEGSVGLIEFVADNFGQYIEQVSTVNFGGGHFLNKEGYDVDALIAAIKAFKARFGVKVVLEPGAGLVVNTGELYATVLALHWNEVDLAILDASASTHMPDVLEVPYRPDVIGAGQPGQKAHTYRFGGKTCMTGDVIGDYSFDAPLKPGDTIIFTDQMHYSFVKTNTFNGTPLANLAVRWEDGIIESLSDFGYEEFRRRLGR
- a CDS encoding carbon-nitrogen hydrolase family protein, with amino-acid sequence MTQLRIACVQLRSGVEVAPNIEATSALIREAAGKGAQLVATPEMTNLLDIRPGMARPKIVAEADDQTLAALRALAAELGIWLLIGSLAVTLEGEDRLANRSFLIASDGSIRARYDKIHMFDVEVGDGQSYRESRSYRPGERAVLAETEFGTLGMTICYDVRFPHLYRRLAQAGADILTIPAAFTRVTGQAHWHVLVRARAIETGSFVIAPAQGGRHEDGRETFGHSLIVSPWGDVLAEKADDAPGVILADLDLDAVAKARGRIPSLGNDQMIKFEN
- a CDS encoding saccharopine dehydrogenase family protein — translated: MDNVLIIGAGAAGSVVAQKCAMDRDTFKHIHLASRRLESCEKVARLCKTPIEISQVDADNVEEVVALINKVKPDLLINMALPYQDLPIMDACLEAGCNYMDTANYEPRDVAKFEYSWQWAYQDRFKEAGLTAILGCGFDPGVTNIYCAYAQQEGLFDEIEFIDIVDCNAGDHGKTFATNFNPEINLREVTQDGKYWKDGEWIEIPALSIKTMIDYPEVGPKASYLIYHEEEESLVKHIKGLKQIRFWMTFGEAYIKHLEVFKSIGLIGLEPIKHKGMDIIPMEFLKDLLPPPSSLAENYTGKTSIGVILRGTKDGQPVSKMIYNVSDHAKTNEEVSAQAVSYTTGVPPVSGAAMFFRGEWSGHGVFNVEQFPAKPFLEDVAQRGLPWHVIDVDGGDQEDLFAVET